A single Salminus brasiliensis chromosome 20, fSalBra1.hap2, whole genome shotgun sequence DNA region contains:
- the cdk7 gene encoding cyclin-dependent kinase 7, with amino-acid sequence MALDVKSRAKRYEKLDFLGEGQFATVYKARDKTTNTIVAIKKIKVGHRTEAKDGINRTALREIKLLQELSHTNIIGLLDAFGHKSNISLVFDFMETDLEVIIKDTSLVLTPANIKAYILMTLQGLEYMHSHWVLHRDLKPNNLLLDENGVLKIADFGLAKAFGSPNRVYTHQVVTRWYRAPELLFGARMYGVGVDMWAVGCILAELLLRVPFLAGDSDLDQLTKIFEALGTPTEDIWPGMTSLPDFVSFKPFPGTPLEHIFSAASDDLLELLQGLFTFNPCTRITASKALKMRYFSQRPGPTPGPQLPRPNSSAEALKEKENLTIGIKRKRDGIDQGTLKKKLVF; translated from the exons ATGGCTTTGGACGTGAAGTCCAGAGCGAAAAGATACGAAAAGCTGGACTTTCTTGGAGAGGGTCAG TTTGCCACTGTTTACAAGGCAAGAGACAAAACGACAAATACCATTGTTGCAATTAAAAAG ATTAAAGTCGGACACAGAACAGAGGCTAAAGACG GCATCAACAGAACAGCTCTCCGGGAAATTAAATTGCTGCAAGAGCTAAGCCACACAAACATTATTGGA CTCCTTGATGCCTTTGGACACAAATCCAACATCAGCCTTGTGTTCGACTTCATGGAGACGGATCTGGAG gTGATCATAAAGGACACAAGCCTTGTGCTGACACCAGCCAACATCAAGGCATACATCCTGATGACCCTGCAGGGCCTGGAATACATGCACAGTCACTGGGTCCTGCACAGG GATTTGAAGCCCAATAATTTACTACTAGATGAAAATGGAGTACTGAAAATTGCAGATTTTGGATTGGCGAAAGCATTTGGAAGCCCTAACAGAGTCTACACACATCAAGTCGTGACCAG ATGGTACCGTGCCCCTGAGCTGCTCTTTGGGGCCAGGATGTATGGAGTAGGTGTGGACATGTGGGCTGTAGGCTGCATCCTTGCGGAACTCCTCCTTAGA GTACCTTTTCTGGCTGGAGATTCTGACCTGGATCAGTTGACAAAGATATTTGAAGCCTTGGGGACTCCAACAGAAGACATTTGGCCT GGTATGACCAGTCTTCCAGACTTTGTATCGTTTAAACCATTTCCGGGCACACCCTTGGAGCACATTTTCAGCGCAGCTAGTGATGACTTACTTGAGCTCCTGCAAGGCCTGTTCACCTTTAACCCCTGCACCCGCATCACTGCCTCAAAG GCCCTGAAGATGCGATATTTCAGCCAGAGACCAGGGCCCACCCCAGGCCCTCAGCTGCCCAGACCAAACTCCTCAGCAGAAGctctaaaagaaaaagaaaatctcaCCATTGGCATTAAGAGGAAGCGGGATGGTATTGATCAAG GAACCCTGAAGAAAAAGTTGGTGTTTTAG